From the Lactuca sativa cultivar Salinas chromosome 9, Lsat_Salinas_v11, whole genome shotgun sequence genome, the window TTATAAGTTATGGATTCTTCAAAGttcaaacaacaccaaatcaTTACAAACATCAGATAAGGTAAGATTCATCAATATATTCTCTCTTCGTTATCCAGGATTTCTAATTGAGTTGTAATTTTTATCTCGATTCGCTTAAATTCTACTATCGGATTACAGAACCTAGTTGCTAACAacttaacaaactaccaaacctCAAAATCAAACAATGATCGATTTGAATTCAGACAttacaaaattataaaaaatataaagtaGAGAATCAGACGAAAGCAATCAGATCAGAAAATAACGGACCTTTCCGGCTATGATTAGCCAACAGTCATCAACTGTGTCGTGCTTGGAGACCTCAGAAAAGACGAAAGTTTTCCGATCCGACgccatttatatatttatatatatctgCTGCACGAACAAAAACAATTAGATCATAGAATACAATAACGAATCAGATCTAAAAAATTGACTTGTAGTAGGAAAAGGAGTATGGATCTAAGAAAACAGAGACGATTTAAGAGGAATCAATCTGCTTACGAGCGATAAAGACAGTCTGTCTCTCTCTTCTCGATACGAATACGCAGGTAGAAAGACATGAAAGGAGGTTGAGTATAAATATGTGATACTGAATCGTGGATAGCTCCCCAGCACGCACGTTTTGACTCCGATGGGCGATGGCTCCCCCTTCCCCTTTTGACTAATAGACAATACATTTATGTTGTAAAGCACATGTTTATTTTCTATATAATAAATTTAATATTAGTGGGTCGTCCACTCGATTATTATAAATACATGCATGTGCATGACTACTAGTGATACAACACTTCTACTTATAAGTTATAAGTTATAGGTTCTACTGCTATCCAATATGTAATAGTTTATAACATTATTGAGTTGTGTGAACTTATGTGGCATCCTGGGTAATCGGTATAAACAACCGTTCCCTCTATCTTTCACTGTATTTGTTGAACGTCCACAGTGAGAATGCACAATACCTACCCTCTCACTTTTCTCTATCTCTTTCACTTTTTCATTTGTAGTATGTTGGTAtgaagggtatttttggtatttccATAAAGGGTTTGTTAGATTACAATTAAATGATTAGCTATATGATTGTTATTGTTACTATTACTTATCCCTCGTAATTAGTATCGGTTTCGAAAACTTTTTCAATATGCAATTCTTTTAATCTTAAGTTCATACATTCTAAGATGGTATCAGTTTAGTCgatcttttagtttttttttattccaCATTTCTTTCTTTTGCAATTTTTTCTTCTAAAATCAAATTCAATTTGCAATTATCATTATGCAATTAAGAATGTTACAATCATATTCAAATGAAACTATTGTTCAATCCATTACCGCTTCAATCCCGTATTTTGTCTAATCTTCTGCTAATCCCATTTTCGTtcttgtttctaatatgtttaacGAAGTTGGATTCAAATTTTATTCTTCTAAAATCAAATTTACTTTGCAATCATCTTCATTTTACAATTAAAATGTTAGAATCATATTCAAATGAAACTATTGTTCAATCCATTACCCCTTCAAGCCCATATTTTGTTGGATCTTCTGATAATCCCAATTCCATTCTTCTTTCTAGTATGTTCAACGGAGTTGTATTCAAGCAGTGGAAACAGTTCATGATCATTTTGTTGTCTGTAAAAAATAAGATTGGATTCGTTGATGgttcaatttcaaaacttgatATTACTTCATATACGTATTAAAATGTGTATTGTGCCAATGGTCATAATGAAATATCCTAAAAATACTTggtaaaaatttttatttttaagttaacCAAAACCATCAATCTTTCATTTCAAACCACCATGACAATGTGGAAAAATAGTTATTAAAGTACAATCTCAAATCATAAAATGGTGAACACTGGTGGATGTGTTGCAATCATGTCGGGTCCTTCCATTTTggactggaagtacctgaaaacatttaaacataaaccgtaagcacaatgcttagtgaatttccaaaataccacataacatacatacaataGGCTCTGCCCGATACAGATCTGTCAATAACATGcgatgggccccgcccaacacatttatcaggccccgcccggtatacatacaatgcatgcaaaagtcacacagacaactagcatcctataaGCATAAATCAATGGGCTAACTTTGGTTTCTTCAACCCAAAAtattgtgaggagactcaccttaatCTGAAGATATTTGAATCATACACGCACTGCTGCTACAAAGGCTCCTCACAATGAACATATACAAACCAACCCTAATTACTATTTAAGGTAATAACTCgtaattaaaggtccaaatcataTTTTCTCTTACTAAGggcaaaaagaccattttacccttcctatatgtcacacccccaaacctgaacgacggaaatgttcgagggtggatgacgtcatatacagtatcataacaatgcacaataaaataatatagttaatacatgtgtATTCATTGTATAGTTGTATGAAACTAAAAGTAtagcaaaataaaagacgagtcttgaacatgctccgtcttctcgaaaCCTATGCTAGCGTACTTGTCTACtattttcctgagaatacaagttattttgaaagcgagtatcaacatttaagttggtgagttcataggtaTTTAGTATTTAATGTTTGTATTTGATCTATGAAAGTGTTAGtttatgttttccagaaaatcctatattttctattataaatgaaaagtagtcttcaaCCCTAAGACCCAAATGTTTGTAAGTTTAGTACTCTAAAATTGTATAATGTATGTTTGTACTCTGAAATTGTATAATGTATGTTTTCCATAATTGTAGACTATCATTTCTAGTAAAATAGTATGATTATTCATGTATGAAACTTTCTGTATGTATATAATGGAAAATAATGACTTGCAGTAGTATTGTTTAAAATAACACCACTGAGGTAAGTTTGTTTTGTAATCCGCTTGTGAGGTTACTAGTCAAatgaagttatttgaataaatattACTCGTAAATAGGTCTGGATTTTCTCCCTGTAAGTTCTTATAACTAGGGTAAAAGACACTTTTACCCTTTACCCAACTTGGCCCAAAGCCTAGGCCAAAACCAACAATCTAAAAGACCCAAATTCCAAATAAACACCCAAGGCCCAAAATATGggccaattttctaaattgggcccaaaacctttCATGGGTCCTAATCCAAGGCCCAAAAATATTCCTAGCCCAAACACTTGAATTTTGATGGCCTAACAAGGCCCAAGGCAACCAAAATCCAACATAGCCCATTACCGAGAAGCCCACAACACCGAAGCCCAAACAGgctaagtacgcggggcgtactcaacatGTACACGCAACATACTCGCTTTAGGGcttgtacactaagcgtacctacttttacgcccaacgtactcctccatTTGGAAAATCTTGCATTTTCTagctcttaatcgattaagactcACTCCAAAACTTAGACCTGAAATCCTTGAGGTGGTTTTACCAtgtaaagttaccaactttacgtgcatgcatggcttaatgaagctcttaaagttcaaaaggacttaatatatgacttaatgcatgcatgagaccataaacaccataaagtttgcacctttaagcttAGGAAACTCATAATATGCCTAGATCTAAAAGGATAAGCCCCACAAATGGTTTAACTCATCAAACTAACccccaaaagggaccaaaagcataaaaaccttgacatgaagagatctaaccaTACAAGGATCAAGGTTGGGACTTTATACCTTAAAAGTCACCAAAAGATAGAGCTAAATATGAATCTATAAGCTTCATTCTAATGAATGAGTtttccaacttcttcttctttcacTCCAAGGAGCATAAACCACCAAAAATCAAGaccaaggctcaagaacactcaaagatGCTATTTGGGTTTTAGGACAATGGAGGCTGGTAAAGAGTCCAGCCCTAGGGACTTAAGgaccttatatagggtgcaacacccgaaaattagggttttcttatccACCTCGTACGCCCAACTTACGAGGCTTCGACTCCGCGGTCAACCTCCCTccttagtacgctaagtgtaccatgtggtacgccctgcatactaacTCCAAGGACCAATAAtgcaaaaattaaatatgaatggAAAAAAGAAACATACTCAATCAAGCGTTACACCATGCgtagggaccaattttgcaagAAAATTAATACACCAAGCCAAAAATGAAAATACCTGGGAACACGGGTGTTATAATGGCTATGGTTTCAATAACCCTAGCCATTATCGAAATTTAAacctttagggtttaatttccataaaccctaatttgatcaaTTCATTTATATCCTCAATAAAAAAGAAAACTtacgctctaataccactgatggattttctaggttataaaaaaaattcatgtaGCGAAAAAACTCTTAAACACTTAAGCTCACATGTAACCTATAAAGgacctatgttttctctattgactGCAACTAAATATGAATATCAAGAAACCCTAGGAACCCCTAATATAATTGAAATTACAAGAAggtttagggttacataccttttgattaatGTAGCAATTAATCAACCAAAATATCCTTTGAGTTCCTTAGAAAACTAGCATCAAAAGCTTGGATACCTCTAACGGCTtgtacccaaaaccctaataactagaagacttgaggagagagaAGGCTAGAGGCAAATTTCGGCTCTATGAAGCTTAGGAAGAGTAGAAAAAAATATGAGACCCCGAGGGTCCTATTTATAGATGATAAGGAAGTCTTGGATAACACTAAttagaatataataatattagttTAAATATGACAATTATCCAACTCCTTATTTATTAATAAGGTGCATTTTAGAAACCCTAAAGCCACGACCAAAAACCAACCATGCTAGGAGGGTTCTAGAATCACtctttgttcaactattgaacaacaGCTTAGTCCATGTACttccaattaattctaattaacccgaaattaattcaaattaatttaaattaattcttaattaattatagatatttcaaattaatatattaatcatataatatattaataaacaattttttacaatttattaatcatttaataaattaacaaaacaaCATCTTTCTCCAAAAATCATTCTATTCGGTTattggttatgagggcaacctaaaaaCGACTTTGCTTTTAATttaagaatataccaatttagttattggcttagacaccttaatccaaaagTTTTATGACTATATTATATATTAAAGTATGTATCATCTGTATGTCATGATATAATTGTGTTGTAGTGTGCTATTAGGCAAATAAACTAGTTTAGTCATTTGACTATTGTGTTGAActgtttttttgtttgtttgatatGTTGAAATACCATGTTGTGAGTTAAGAACGGACCAAACTTATGTTGAAGACCAAGATACTCGGGGCGACCGACTTTATACTGAAGGCCAAAGAGGTGGGCCAGTTGTATGCTGTTGAAGGCCAAAAGggcggaccaactttatgttgaaggTCAAAGGAGCAAACCAACTTTATACTGAAGGCCAAAGAGGCAGATCAGTTGTATGTCGAAGGCCATTATGTGTATGCATTCTATGTATATTTTTGTATGTAACTAATCTTCATACTTACAGTTGTaaattaaatgtttttcaggaaGTTCTACTCTTAGAAGGAGGGCCCAATTTGACTATGCATGCGTATCAACATCATGTTTGAGATTTCCGCATGTTCTATTTTATAATCTGATTTAAATGGGTGAGTTTTGATTATCAAAAAGGGTTTCATTTGTGAACGAATGGATGAATGGATGTTTGAATGAAatatttgttggaatagtgtctaaggctgcaactatattaggcaagtatttgacccggttgtgcatggtccttttgggttgtcttcaccatagcaacttgacaggatgatttattatgagagaagaaatattattaatatattatgagaataaataaagagtaataatattattatttgattaatataagtcataaattaattaggaattaatttggtgacttaaagagattaattgaataaaggggcataaactgtcaattgtttgatagttgcaatttgggctataaatcccttatggataagggggggGGGACGATTTTGGGGCTTAGGATAGccatagaaatcgtccaaaggcttatcaattagggtattggattgcttagggcctaagttatccaattagggtttaagggtgaaaccctaggagccttacaagtataaatagaccccaagggttaaggaaatcggcCTTGTGCGTTAGAAAGAAACCTTGACTGATTTTGAtcccctcttctctctctcaaatcatcctcttgctagttggtgtttgtaagccattagaggagtgacaattgtgactctaaagctccaaggacaagaagatcaagcaagtatttcaaggtaaacttctaattctgatttcatattgttattatagtctattagccattagaagtcttggattcaatgtatgttcaattagagaaacctagatccaagcattagggttgcatgtgcacataagaatgttcatatggctaaaacccatcaatattatcttttaaaaatgaattttttggttTGAAAATCAGGACGTTATAGTTTATGATATGTTCCATAGTTTCGTCTTCTAGGGCTTCTGGTGCATGCAATGGGTACTCAAAATATGAACAACTTTCAGAGTGTTGAGAATGAAGTGCATCTTCTTATGTCAACGATGAAAGTCGTTCCCTTTAGACATTTTAACTCATGTCTCTTATAAGTTTTGAAGACATTGTTATTCCTTTAAAATTACAGATTTCAAATGTTACTCTTATGGATTTCGAATAACAATAAAACCTGAATAAGTTCTTGGATCGTGTATAAATACTTTTCGAAAGCTATAATTTGGTCGTATTCATGGGGTTACACGAAATCAAATTATGGGATAATTAAAGAAAGTGAATCAGATTACATGATTGATCTGATTCACAAAAAGACAAAATTTTTGCATAATAACGATGCAATTTTCCTATATACGTATGTAGCATTTGACACCATCAATACACATAGAGATGATGGTAGTTTAATTCCGTTATTCTGAAGGAAAAAGCCATAACTATTCCTAATAATTGTTATGTTGACTTTGGCAAGAAATAATGTCGGGGTCAATTCATTCATATAAGGATTTGATTTTGGATCAGGGCGCCCACTCAACCTCGCCCGTTGACTAGTTAGCAGAACCACCGCCTCTGGTCCTTGAACCTCTTAGGGGAGATGCCCTTATATCCCGCCAGAGTCGAATGAGCGATGACCCTTGGAACCCTACTAGGGGAGCTGCCCCCAGATGACCCTTGAAATCGTTACTACACTAAATGTGTTGATGCCACTATTATcaccaaaataaaataaatatatattaaaatacatatatgttgatgcaaaaaaacttaaaataaaatagagTTATGTCTATCTAAAAAAATATTGAAACTAAACAACAATATCAACAAAGATATCAATTATACAAGTTTTTGTTTACTATTCCACATTTGTATGAGGTTTTGTTATAACTAGTGCAAAATTGTAATTTTAATGGAAACCAACATTGAACATGTAGCAGATGCATCAATCTCTGTCGCCTCCTTTGCTAACAACAACCGAACTATTGCCGGTGTACTATTTAGAAAATAAACAGCATTTAAAACATCTTAAAGTTGATTGTTTAGAAAAACTATTAAACTCTATACCCTTTTTCGGTAATCTTTTACTACAAATGTTGTTTTTCTTATTAGTGGTTATTATATTATGCATTCCAATAACGTATTtcctttattatttattattaaaaatcCTTTTACATTTATATTAATAACAAAATATTCATTACTAAATTATACCTTGATGCTTCGTTCTTCTTGTCTCGAAGacgaatattattattttaaacaataAACCTACAAATAATCATTTTTAATTAGTGATTATTATATGATAATGGTAGCTCTTGATGCAATCCAGTAACACTTTTGTTAATTAACTTATTATGactagtattttaaatttatggtAAACAATAAAATATCTATTATTTTAGTTATATCGACGTGCTCCATCATCTTACATctcgaaaaaaaaaatattatatttttacgatttatcaaaacaatcaataataaattttaatatatGTTTCAGACTTTCAGTGATTACATTATTAAACTGCGAAAAAACATCATCCACACAATGTGAAAGAACAACTACACGCGGCAGATATTAAAAGGCCGGTGAACACACTCTCTTTCTGCTCCATACATTGCGAATTTACCATTTTAACCTTTTCCtctgattatttatttattttattattttttccaaAATTTCCGTTTACATTTTAACGAACCCCTGTGgtttcttcacaaaaatcaccACAGGGGGGAGGAGTCTGTTGGTCAACCCAATTCTGTGACCACTGACAACCCTCCTTCATGGCTAAATCAACCGCCGCCGGCAGCATCTCCGCTGTGTCCTACTCACCAACGTCATCAGTATCTTCTTCTCCCACCATCCGATTTCTTGGTCAACTCACAGTACCGGAAAAATCGCCAgatctcaacaacaacaacaacggtgGTCTCGAGTTCAACGAGAGCGACGTATTTTGGTCATCATCCTCCGACGTTTCAGACATTCAGTCACCAAACGTTTCCAGTTCTCCGCCTATTCACCGTCAATACAACTCCGGCCTCTACGCTGCGTTATCCGACGATCAGCATCCCTTGGTTCGACGGAAACCTGCGATGAGTCCGTCCCAATCCGCCGCCACGGCTGCTCGGACTATACCTCCGGTTGCGCTTAGGCGTTCTTCCGAGCATTCTCCCGCTTACCACCAGTCGGCGCCGGTGAATGTGCCGATTTGGCCGAAAAACAAACCGATTAATTATTTAGGGCAATTCGATGAAGTGGCTGATAACGCGGCGGAGGAGGAGGAAGATGACGGGGAGATGGTTCCGCCTCATGAGATTGTGGCGAGATCGTATGTGACGTTTTCTGTGTTTGAGGGAGCTGGTCGTACTCTCAAAGGGAGGGACCTGTGTCGTGTTCGCAACGCGGTGTTTCAAAAGACAGGTTTTCTTGATTGAAAACTGAAATCTTCTTCTTTCTCAGTTCTGTAATCTATCGATTTTGTAACCTAATTCCTCTAGATGaaaataaaagttttgttttgttttgttttatgacAAATTGTCAGTTACATACTTTTGATCTGATGGAAGTAGTACTTTCAACTGATATTCAGTCATCAATTTAGTGAAAATTCTGATGAAACAAGCACATCATTGCATTAAAGTTGTGATCATACTTCATGCTAATAAATTaggttcagtgtttcaggcctcTTTTAAGAAGAGGCTGATGATAGATTCAAACTTCTTAGCTTCTTCCCtatatttctgtttcatctggTTTTGTTGGTAAGGCTTCTAAGCTACTTGTTTCATCCATTTGCTGTTTTAATGCAATGATGTGCTTCATAATAATGTCATATTACAAGATCAAGCTATGGTCCAGAAATCTAATGGGATTTGGAGCTTTTTTCTGCAACTTGAAGGTACATATCTTTTCTTTCCAACTGGGTCCCCCTTTTTCTTATTTCTGTTTCTCTTTCATTCATACGTCTCTTTGTGTTG encodes:
- the LOC111920432 gene encoding uncharacterized protein LOC111920432; the protein is MAKSTAAGSISAVSYSPTSSVSSSPTIRFLGQLTVPEKSPDLNNNNNGGLEFNESDVFWSSSSDVSDIQSPNVSSSPPIHRQYNSGLYAALSDDQHPLVRRKPAMSPSQSAATAARTIPPVALRRSSEHSPAYHQSAPVNVPIWPKNKPINYLGQFDEVADNAAEEEEDDGEMVPPHEIVARSYVTFSVFEGAGRTLKGRDLCRVRNAVFQKTGFLD